The genomic interval CTTGGTGTAAGGTGTCCGAACCTGATCGGAATAATGTCGGAGCCACCCCGATCACGAATCATTAAACGTTTAATATTTACGATCTGACatcctgatgtgtggggggaaccCTGAGGACAAACACGCGcacgctctggagattatcacgtgaaacaaatcaatatccaatcagaaagcagGATGATGGAAGACGGAAGCATTCATGGCACAGCACAAAGTGAAACTGATGTGGACAGCAGAGATAGAGGATCTGCTTGTTGATTTGTGGCAACAGCACAACACAAATGTGTCGTGTATTTTGTGagaaaatcattccaaacactatcattgcaatttcttcctgcatatcgtccaccatgcttattctgaagtctcgcgacatttcctgtgttcacagtcgagactcaggttgaaaatctgtttgtgtgtggtgtgcggtctttgtcacatcatggcacaccacacactataggagcaaaacggttaaatctaggatttttttatcctcatgtttgtggtcgatcacattttgaaaatctaatAAGATGTAAACAAATCTTTTGGGGTGTACCCAGCATTAGGTCACTAAAGATGACAGGTTCTTGAGCATTATACAGATTTTATGTAATATCTAAAAATTAAACTGAATGCTTTAGACAGAGCAGTTCTTTACCATTTTAGAAAGCTCCTCTGCAGATTCGgccactctctctctgtcattgCTGTCCACCACAAAGATCAGACCCTGAGGacaaaggaataaaaaaatataattaagatGCTTCAAATGAATAATATTCACAAAAGCACTTGATTACAAAGATTACATTGCATTTCAACGAATATCTCTCTAAAGAGAGATTTCACACCAGGATTCTCAAAGGGCATGGTCCCTGTAACTGGTCTTTCAGAAACAGCTAAGAGGCACTTTGGCCAGGTAAATGGCTCTAAATAAAGATCTTACCTGTGTGTTCTGAAAATAGTGTCTCCAGAGAGGACGAATCTTGTCCTGACCGCCAACATCCCACACAGTGAAGCAGATGTTCTTGTATTCAACAGTCTCTACATTAAAACCTGTCCACatgcagcaaaaaaaacaaaaaaaaaacatgcataataatATCAAGTATTTTTGATTGGCTACAATGAGATTTGTGATATCATAAATATATCAGCCAGAGCAGTTCACTGGTTGATATTTGGCTGTTCAATTATCGCAATCAGATTATGACTGTCTAATTGACACTTTGGTCCATCAGTTACTATAGTTCATCAAGAAACAAAGTGAAAGTGCACCTGAAACAGTTTTACCATATTATCTAATGCGGCATAgagcaacagttttttttaaggCGAGGCTTAGTGACAGGTATATTAAACGCACTTATGTCAGCTCCAATACCTACTGTAACACTTGTCAATGGATAAAATACACTGTATTTTCAAATATTCtgatacattttgaataaaaaataaaagtttatttaaatgtcaagaatttcattttattatatatgctGTCAAATAAGTGATCAATGCTGTAAAAAGTCGCTGATGGATCACgtgatactgaaaattcaacatatattcaaatagaaaagttattttaaaatggtaatatttcacattaatacagtttttggattaaataaatgcacccttggttagcagaagacacttctttcaaaaacataaaaaaaaaaaatcttaattattccaaacttttgtctACCAGctatgttttttataaataataaatcacacaaaTGTTAGTGCTAATCATCATCAAGTGCAATTTCTCCGCAATTAAGATATAAATATGgtggcagtgacagtgacagagATATTGGTCATCAAAATGATTGGAATCTTAAAACATATTGACATTAGTCACAAGTTAAGTTCTTATAAAATAATCAAGGAACAATGACAGTAATAATGGAGTAATCTCACCTATAGTAGGGATAGTGGTCACAATCTCTCCCAGCTTCAGCTTGTAAAGTATTGTGGTTTTACCTGCAGCGTCCAAAcccactgaaaaataaaacaaggaagaaaaaaaagctttagctGTCAGATTCATTACAGGGTTGTGATTTATCTCTGATTTCATACAGTTATTCATACAAGCTCTATCTGAAGCTAGCAAGCTAACAATAGCCATTGCCCAAGAAATATCACATTAATTGTTGAATTTCAATCCGTAagttaataaaaatcaaaaatttTCAAGTCATTTAATCTTACACTCAAATATTAACGTTACCCCTTTTGGCTCAAAACTGAATATTCATCACAGAAACACATCAGAAAGACTGTGCTTGAAACACTCACCCATCAGTATTCTCATCTGTTTCTTGCCGAAAAGTCTCCCAAAGAGCGACGAGATGGTCAGACCCATGGTGATTTAAGAGAAAAACTAAAGCCTAACAACGAGCGAAACGGTAAAGAAAATGTGAGAATGTGTTTTAATGAATATTCTGTCTCTTTGTGCTCGGTGTCTCGCGGTCGCTTGACGCGTTGCCACGTAAGAACAGAGGAGCCACCGTGGAAGTCTTGGCGTCACTTCCTGCTGCACTCGCACTCAGGGCAgtgatgtcataattattcataaCTTCAGATATTTTCTAAAACGCCCACGTGTTTTTTTGATCATGGGCAACTAAATTGGTTCTATTCTcagttctttttaaaatataatcccAGTGTTCACGCCGAAATCTGAGTGCACTGGACATTTTTTGTtatcttattttatgtaaaaaaaaaataataataataataataatccatgaaATAATAAAttccttccttcattcattcattaaattcattaaaatcgTTAgtactgttgttgttattgtttcaaTGATTAATGTTGGTCTTCATTTTCCAACAATTATGTTGTCAACAattaagttttaaatgtttttaaattattgtcgtatttttatattatttcgaatttattttatatgctttttgtagacattacaaaaagaatgtctcggttttattttctcagtttaataataatattttatagtatttgcACTGGACAGCAATGATTTCAGTCAAACTGTTGCAAAAGTCTTTTTGACCAGTAGGGGTCATTGCATTCTTGCATTTGGGTCCGAATATTTCCAAGACAtcaacacatatacacacacacacacacacacacagagagagagagacagacagacagtcagacagacacacacacacacacacacacacacacacacacacacacttgtaaagCTTGTAAGCTTGTAAGCTTGTAAAGTATTGTGGTTTTACCTGCAGCATCCAAAcccactgaaaaataaaacacggaagaaaaaaaaagctttagctGTCAGATTAATTACAGGGTTGTGATTTAATTCTGATTTGATACAGTTAATCATACAAGCTCTATCTGAAGCTAGCAAGCTAACAATAGCCACTGCCCAAGAAATATCACATTAATTggctgtgtgtgtacacacacagcactgcacagacagacacacacacgtttgtttttgtgaaaagtggggacatccaataggcgtaatggtttttatactgtacaaactgtatattctatcgcccttcaccaaccctacacctaaccctaaccctcacaggaaactttttttttaactttctctcaaaaaaaaaaaaactcattctgtatgattcatgataaagcattttgaaaaatggggacatgggttatgtcctcataagtcaccctctccttgtaatatgtcatacccatgtcattataaagagttgtgtcctgatatgtcacaaaaacgagcacacacagacagacagacacacacacacaaacacagacagacagacagacagacagacagacagacagacagacagacagacagacagacagacagacagacagacagacagatagatagatagatagatagatagatagatagatagatagatagatagatagatagatagatagatagatagatagatagatagatagatagatagatcttttATGTTGTATCTCCATGGTGTCACACACCACACAACACGAATGCAAGGCTATGAAAGACATGAGAGGAGCGCAGGTGAGACGACAGACGTCACGTGACCAGAGGTTCAGCGTCCAGGTGAGACAGCTGCAGTACACGACAGTTGAACAAACAACAACGAGCTGGCATGTAGTTCACGGCATAAATATTTTCATCATGAATTCAAGCGGTGGATTATCAGATGATGAAGAAAAGGTAATTAATCACTTCACAATTAATTATTTTCCTGAAGTCAAGGcgaatatattttaatgtgggAAAAGAGCTTAGTTGCCACTGCACTGCAGAGACTGACGACCgtcattttgattattattaataacctATATATTAAACCTATTAATGTTCTTCATTTTCGCCTTGGTTGCACAGATTACGGTTTTGTCTTGGATCTACGTTTCGACTTTGAGTTTAAGGTGAGAAATACTTGACTGATTTGATTCTAGCGTTGTTTTAGGTTAAGCGCTTGCGATCTTTTGCTTCAGGACGCGCAAAGAGAAACTATTACTTGCAGCTGAAGTTATGCATTTGATTTGTGAGACAGTAACTCGCCTGACTCTCAGTGTGACTTCTGAAAAGTGAAGTAAGGATTTGGGAAATTTACATCTGACATAATAATAGGAAGACACGATCTGTTCTATTATTTAAGCACAGTCCCCTGCAGAGCCCGTAAATCTgagctaaataaatattataatttaattgacattacattttattataaaacactgacttaaaaaatatatattaattttcaatttACAATTGAGTCAGTATGTATGCAATTTGCATTTTCtgtaaacattttacaatatgttaaatatttctaAAGAATTAATCCTTTTCAGTTTAACGGGAAAATACATAGCCAGAAATCACTGCACAAAccatcatttaaatgtttagatgtatttttatttttgttcttaatCATGCAGATTATATGTGGCATTTTATGTTGTTTACGGCAACACCATATATCATTATATCGTGTCATGTTGTGtcttttaaaatcacaaagtaGAATTCTTAACTTGTATCACATGTGTGCATGTTGTGTTAGACTTCATTACATTTATCACATTGCTGCACTCATTGTTCGCTGATTGGAATCTATCTAGGTTTATTATTTTAaccactttttctttttattgcagTCTGATAGGTAGTTTTTCTGTCGTGGTGGTTTCCGTCATAAAGAGAAAGCATCTCAATGAACAGGTGAGTCACACAGAAGAGAAAGAAACGTTCTGTTGCTGTTGTGCTTGGCATCGGTATATCTGTTTCAgtgttcagtatatatatatataaaacgagtCACTagttaaaaaaaggttaaaaaaggtTAAATGTTTAATcgattttaaggattttttttttatggtttcagtttTGGTTAACTATAACCCTGATCTGTATGCAATGGGGAAATGAAATCTTGATGATGAAATCTGATTAAGCCACCACACTTTAAAAACCAGTTAACAGAacactttctttgttttttttttttttttacaatgcagccTCTAAATAGACAGGTAAAATACCTATTTAAATATTTCCAGCAGATAATCTGAATTTCTGAGTGGACAAATCGACTGAATTTGATGGAGCTACTACATTCCCCAGCTAAATGTAGAGTACATACATTTCCCACTATTGCTGCAAAGGTCAACAGTGATGGTCAGCAATGACTAACAGTATGCCAGAGCACTTTAGACACAAGCTGAGAATGAAAACGAAGTCCTCTGATTTCATCGATGCATACAACTCTCTTCATCAGCATCACATGCTTTAGATAACTCTTTTTCAAAGTTCACCAAAACATGTGTAAAAATATTCCATCAACAGTCTCATTAAATCAGGCCTCATGCAGCATGTTCttcatgttttaatgtttctcTGTCATTGTTTTTGTGTAACAGGCAAAGCCTCTTCTTCAGCTGGCGCTGGCAGATTTCCTGGCATCACTTGTGTTGATGATCACCACCTTAAGTAATTTAACCGATGAAATTTGGCCGTTCAGTAAAAAGATGTGCAACCTCGGATTGCCTTTGTCTTTGGTGAGAAACTGCTGACAAATAAAGCTGTTATCTAATCAACACGATTTAGGATAACCTGCAATAAAGTCTGACAGTAATTGTCAACATCTTCAACCACTGCTGGGGATACTAACACTAcatactgtcatgattctgccctcgtgtccttgatttttccctagtcttgaggcaggatcatgacagacccgtgttttgtgtacaagctcatggccttgtctttgggccatgtgcttgtgttgtttcgttcccttgccccgccccccttgttatcctagtcttgtcgtgattgtcctatctgtgccacctgtcgtgtcttaattagttcccctatttagatctcctagtgtgctctgtctttcgtcggttcattgtcccACATTTGTGATTGTTTACCAGATCGTGAGTGTCTCTAGATGTTTCTGTATCCTTGAACTCTTTGTATAAccttgagtgtttgtttgtagttagtgtttaagagtttgtttatcatgtcaatcctgtcctgttaagttgtttagtttctgccctagccgttgttttccccctcttgggttttgttttccctttttgtacaaATAAATCCTTTGTttagttacttcctgtctgcacctgagtccCTCCTTGCCATACCCTGACACATACGCCCATTCAGTgtggaaaaataaatatctcTAGTGTGTACGACACTAACCCCTGTACAATGAATTTGTTGAATAATTGCCGTTAAGCAACAACTTCCTTGAGCAGCTAAGAAATATTTCTGTAACAGCGAGATGTTGGTGTAGAGTTACAGACTAGATGTGCTTTGTGTGCTTTGGAGATTTTCTGCATTATATATATTCTACAGAAATCCATGCACCTATGTCAAAGCTAATCTGAAGCAATGCAACATAAGCCTTTGAACTGAAATTTCAAAACAAATTTGTTTAAATTGAGCAGAATCAGTCATGTATGTCCTTCACTGTGGATCTGTACAGAAGTTGTGATGAACTCTCTGTCTCTCCTCAGGCCTTCTACTGCACCTCGTTTCTGCTTGTCATCATTTATGCCTACGAGTCAGCACATGCGTTTCAAGGATGGAGAGAAAAACCAGTGCAGGAAGCTTTTGAAACCCAGGTAAAGCAGGGTTTCTGCTCATTAACATTCACTCTCCTGCACTCTCGGTcactttttttctaaatcaaatcAACGTCACTATTACCTAACATCACAGCAGTTATGAGTGTTTTCTGATGCAGCAGATTGAAACCAGTCAGGCTGTGCCACATTCCTCCTACATTTTCCTTTATGTAGTCACAAGCAAATACCTCTGTGCAGTACTTTTCTTAGAAATACCCTAAGGTGTTGTTCACACCTGATCTAATCCTAGAGCTTTTTAGTTacctaacatttatttttatgattgttGTCTATTAATCAAAATGATTGTCATTGATTAAttttatacatattaaaacacacacacacacacacacgttccatTGTACTAAATCTTATGTACTCATTCAGTTCACACAGTTATCACGCAGAAGGAGGAAATTTTGTCTGACCTATGTTATTGCGTGGTGAGTAGTTCCAGTTTGCTTTCATAAATGCATTGAAACATGATTTATGTAAAACTGTAAATATGATCAAGCAATGCTTTCAATTTCATTGCAGTGTATATGATCTGTATGTGTGCATATCATTGCTTTAGGCTTGTACCAATAATTGGATACTTCATCTATATTCATACCGTCAGTTATGTTGAAGCTACTATTGCACCAGAAGAGATACCAACACTGACAACCGTCAGCAGAGATCCCGTCAGGTTCTGCAACAGGTATGTGAGCATCTGTACCTATATGTCAGTGTCATTTCACTTAATTCATGTCCGATTCCTCTTGCAGCTGCATTCTCTTCCTGCGTCTCATAAATGAATCCTGCATAACATTGGTAAGAAATGTACAGACACCATCAAACAAGTTCAGCTAAATCACATCTGAATGTGTTCCCATCACGCTGTCGTTTGCCCAACAGGATCCAGGTCATGCTAAGTTCATTCAAATTTTCACATTGAGCAATGTGTTGATCGTCCTCATCATCTGCACAGTGAGTACACATGTTCATGAATAATACTGACCACAGTATTACAGATATTCTATTATTTAATGGAATGACATTCAGAAAtgtttaagtgtccaaatacttttgttCACTGTAGGTGTTTAATGTAAATAATCTCCTGTGATATGCATCTGTCATCCTGTAGGTGTTCTACTGTAAGTTAGACAGCTCTTATAGGCATTATGCGAACACAAGGATGATCACAATGACACGGAGACATCGAGGTGGGATTTGGTCCTCGGCTCGATACATGATCCTTGTTGTCATTTTCTGCTGGACACCAGGTCAATACAACAACACACACGCGTTCTCAAATGCTACATGTATACAATATGTCATATGTATTTAACTGAAAGGTTAATTCTTTTATTAAcctaaatgaaatgttttatttttcagcgCTGCTTCTCATTTGTCTGTCTTTCGCACAACCTAAGATAAAATATCTCTTCCCTCTCTATGTCACGCAGGTAAAGCATGTTGTCTAAAGCAGAACatattatgttaaataataaaatatacactatTTATGTAAGATAATGCATTAGTCATGCATCTTTGCATAAGAACTGGGGATTTTTAATGGATTCTAGCAACtttatgatttaaaaatcactttcacaggAGTGTCCCAGCCAAAATGCGCAGCAATACAATCAGTTTCATCACCaattaccaaaacaaaaacaaactaagatcacttaaaggtgctgtagggaacttttgtaaaaaaatattttttacatatttgttaaacctgtcattatgtcctgacaatagaatatgagacagataatctgtgaaaaaatcaagctcctctggctcctcccagtgtcctattgccatttgcagaaactccgtcgctcccggtaaaaataaccaatcagagctgcggtccgtaactttgtttgtgttcaaaatgtagaaaaatgtatataataagcgagtacaccatgaatccgttttccaaacAATGTTTTTACCTTGTCCTGAATCGcgagggtgcacctataataagtgtttatattcggactattttagattgcttctggggtaccgcggcggagtaacccagtacctttgtgattcttcatagacataaacagagagaagtagttccggctacgatgttcttccgcaagacgcaagcagttctgtttattaaccgctagagcgtcaaaagttccgtaccgcagctttaaaacaattacaattatagtaAACCATTACATCAGTAGGTGGAGACAATCTTTTctaatgagtcattgaatcatccaCTCAaccaattcatttaaaaatactgaTTCAAGTCATTGAATTGTCCACTCaatcgatttgttcaaaaacactgatcgGTAAAGTATCGAAACAAGTGACTTTCTTTTTGAATAAGTAATTGAATTgttcactcaactgattcatttaaaaaaaaaaaacagccctgTCTTTCAGGAACAAGAGTGACATGCTGAACTCGTAACCCCATACTAATTAGTCTTACTATTTTCTACATGaagatattgtaaaaatattaagaGTAGTATGCTAGTACGCAGTTCTGAATTTAGCCATGAGTGaattattgaatcattcactcaactgatacATGCAAAAACGCTGTCTTATGCAGCGACAACTTATGAGTGACTCATTGAATTGTTCACTTAACGGAAAAAATTTTAAACATGGATTCGGTCAGGAATTAAAAAAGTGACTGACTGTATGAGTGACCCCTTGAATCATTCACTTAACCAATTTGTCCAAAAATGTTGATTCATTCTGGAATTAAAAAAGTAACTGACTGTGTGAGTGACTCATTGATTCATTAACTTAACCAAATTGTATTACAAACTCTGATTCATTCATGATGACAACATTTGTGTTTACAAAGCAAGAAACAAACCAAttaaatattgtgtctaaaatatacAGTAGGCCTGAGTAACTCAGTTCAAACTTGAACTGTTTCTATAATATTGTTTGAAATTCATAGAAATAGATGCTAAATTATAGACGTTTTATTTTCTCCCATGTGCTGCTGTACAGGCGCTGTCAGTGTCACTCCAGGGTTTTCTGAACAGTATTGTGTACGCATGGAGACGACGCAATTTCAGAGACGCCGTGCTTGGGGAACGTCTGCCTCTCATGGCCTACTCTAACAGAGCCTTCTTTGACCAATCATTAAATGAGCCATCATGAAATCACAGCATGAAATCATGTACGTGTTATGTGTGtataaaatacaagttttcttttacaaaaatgtttgcttaaatgatttctttttatttatatataattataggaaATGCTATATATTTGCTGTCTGCAGAACAGTACTTTCCTTGAAATGTATAAACCAATAGTGGAGcctcaaaaagacaaattattagttgttttttttcaaaccatACTTTCACCTTAATTACAATAGTGATATTATATGGAAACTGTATATTTGATGTATCAGATATTCAGCTTCAGTTTTGTTCAATAAATGTCTATGTACAGCCATGAGCCAGTACGTCTAGTTCTTGACTGAATGAGTTTGCTAGCTCATCTATTACCTAACAATGACAAAACCACATGCCACAGGGCTGCGGTAGTATAATGTTTCTCCTGTGTGATCTGATAAGTTTTTCAGTACAGAACAGTCAAAATTGTGCTAAACAGAATGATCATGTCACATGTCGCATATGTCACATGAGTCTACATCATGCACATTGCTTTGGTTTCAGAGTGCAGATTATCCAATACGAAAAAATAAGTTGTGTAATTGGCCAAAATATACTTTATCTTCATGGATGAGAACTTTAGAATAAAAGTACTTGAACAAAATCAAAGAATGTGAAAAAATGGTACAAAAATCTGATATATGTTAGAGAGAACCAGAGGAGGGGAAAGGGCATAACATCTCTGTACAGTTTGgatcaggacataatgacataaaggTTATCTACAGTCATCTTTTGGTCATAAAAAAGTCCTTTGGCTGCACAGTGATGTCAGACAAGTCCATAAATGTGGAGGATGTTTTCAAATGCATTTGGGAAAAAGAATCTCTGAAGAAACTGTTATTATATCTCAATTATCTGATAACAtatttcctgtttatttatttaattattgaaaataggcattttacattacatataacatttccattacaatacatttattcatttagcagaagcttttatccaaagcgacttacaaatgaggacaatggaaccaatcaaaaacaacaaaaagagcaatgatatataagtgctataacaagtctcagttaggttgacacagtacacatagcaagggattttaaataatataataaataaaaagaaaacaaatagaataggCTATGTAAGAAATTATAGTCTGCCTCGACCCAGCTTCCACTCCGTAATATGTTTGATCATGCTCATTTCCCAAAATGGCTTAATTATTATAGAGAAGAAGAAAGTCAACAGTTATGTTGTTTGTAGACCATTTGGGATGATCACATCCTGAGCAAATGGTGACCAATCATAGAATGTATGGTGTGTGACACTGAGAACCACCTCAGACAAAGGGGTGTTAGAACTTAATTAACACAGAGACTTCAGCTGTTACAATATGAC from Carassius auratus strain Wakin unplaced genomic scaffold, ASM336829v1 scaf_tig00217246, whole genome shotgun sequence carries:
- the LOC113100329 gene encoding ADP-ribosylation factor 4-like gives rise to the protein MGLTISSLFGRLFGKKQMRILMVGLDAAGKTTILYKLKLGEIVTTIPTIGFNVETVEYKNICFTVWDVGGQDKIRPLWRHYFQNTQGLIFVVDSNDRERVAESAEELSKMLQEDELRDAVLLVFANKQDLPNAMAVSELTDKLGLQSLRSRTWYVQATCATQGTGLYEGLDWLSNELSKR
- the LOC113100320 gene encoding transmembrane protein 116-like, producing MNSSGGLSDDEEKITVLSWIYVSTLSLSLIGSFSVVVVSVIKRKHLNEQAKPLLQLALADFLASLVLMITTLSNLTDEIWPFSKKMCNLGLPLSLAFYCTSFLLVIIYAYESAHAFQGWREKPVQEAFETQFTQLSRRRRKFCLTYVIAWLVPIIGYFIYIHTVSYVEATIAPEEIPTLTTVSRDPVRFCNSCILFLRLINESCITLDPGHAKFIQIFTLSNVLIVLIICTVFYCKLDSSYRHYANTRMITMTRRHRGGIWSSARYMILVVIFCWTPALLLICLSFAQPKIKYLFPLYVTQALSVSLQGFLNSIVYAWRRRNFRDAVLGERLPLMAYSNRAFFDQSLNEPS